The stretch of DNA TCACAGGCTACTTGTCAATTACGAAGGGGAAAAGATATCTGTAATAGATCTGGTCAACGCCACCAGAACCAAGCAATCATGGTTCACATTGTCACCACTAAGGTGACAAACCAGCATCGTGTGCCTCCTGGTACCATGTGCTGAGGAGGACACAGTCTCACCTCTGAAATCTCACTGCTGGAAATGCAGACCCTGAATCTGGTCATGAGGGACGCTCAGAGTGTGGAGATTCTACAAGACAACTGGCCCAGGCCTCTGAAAAATGAGACATgagacacacaaaaaaggcagCGGGTGCTCTGGACTCAAAATGAGagggaagggccggccccgtggcttagcggttaagtgcgcgtgctccgctgctggcggcccaggttcggatcccgggcgcgcaccgacgcaccgcttctccggccatgctgaggccgtgtcccacatacagcaactagaaggatgtgcagctatgacatacaactatctactggggctttgggggaaaaataaataaataaaatcttaaaaaaaaaaacaaaacgagaGGAAAGAGGTCTGATAAGAAAATGCAACGTGTGATCCCCATCAGAGCCTGGATTTGTCCCCGCCTCCCCCATCCCCCAAAATTCTCAAGTATAAAACATATATTCGGTGAGAATGTAATATGatgcagccactgtagaaaacagtggagcaattcctcaaaaaattaaacatagaattaccatatgatccagcattccacttctgggtatatacacaaaagaactgAAACGGGCtcaaaggaatatttatttgtacacccatgttcatagcagcagttgtcacaatagccaaaagatgggaACGACTTAATGTctgtcgatggatgaatggatgcacacaatgtggtccatccacacactggaatattactcagccatgaaaaggaaggacattctgacacctgctccaatatggatggaccttgaggacatgacACTCAGTGAcatgagccagacacagaaggacagacactatgtgatcccctcacaggaggcccccagaggagtcacatccacagagacagaaagtggatggtggggccaggggttgggggaggggacggGGAGTCAGTGTTTCCTGGGGACAGAGTCGCAGTTTGGGAAGacggaaagttctggagatggatggtggggatggttgcacgACAGTGTGAACGTGCTTCATGCCGCTgagctgtgcacttaaaatggttaaaatggtacaatgtatgttacgtatattttactataataaaaaagatatagGAGACAGTGGGACAATTTGAATACGGAGTGTGTATATATGAGATGATGTTATCACATCTGTGTGAAACCTAAGAGTGATAACGGTACTGTGGTTATCTAGAAGCTTCTAATTCTTAGGGTCTGGGGTGAAGTGCAAACTTTAAAACAgtttgggagagagagaaacaggaacaGAGCAAATCAGGCCAATATCCGTACCGATCGGAGAATCGAGGTCGAAGATCATCTGTTTTTACATCACTCTTTCCACTCTCTTCCCTCGAATTggaatttttccaaataaaaagtctAAGAATACACAATAAAGACCAGAACGGGGAGGCTACCATAGGCACGGGGACACGGAGGTCCCTGGGACCTTGCTGGTGAGCTGTTGGGGTGGGAGAAGCCAGTAGGAGGGACACAGAGGCTACAACTCGTAATCAGCATCTGGCTGGCACCTGTTGTGTTCCAGTGTTCTAAGCGTGGCGCACGTAGACGCTCTTTTAATTTTCTCCAAACCCTAGAGGTGAATACTGTTGttatctccatttgacagatgaggaaaccgaggcccagagaggcagaaTCACTTGTCCCAAAGCAGAAGGAAGTAGGGATGGTATAGCAAGCTAGAATAACCCGGGAATGAGTCTGAGTCCCTGGTTCAAAGGTGCCCCCCCTCCAGCCTCCGACACCCCACCTGGGAGGGGCAATCACCAGCTGGCTTATGACCCACTTCTGGGTTCTTGAAATGCTGCTTCCCACCACCCAAGATGAGCAGAGTCCTGAACGCTGTTgttatatattcattcaacaaacacttgggGGCTGGGGCAGTGGTGGGGCCCCATGGAGGACTTTGCAGTGGTTCCCCCACCTTAATTTCCCCCAGGCGTGGAGCAGAGCTGGACACAGTCCTTTGCAGGGCGTGTGGTCAGGACTAGATGGAGGAAAGGACTGGGGCTGGGGAGCCCAGTGGAGGGTGGGAGGCAAGgctggaaggcttcctggaggaggcggcaTTGGCTCTGCAGCTTTGAAGAACACAGCGCTTCTGGACCTAGTTCTGGGGATGTGGGATGGCCTCTGGAGCCTCAAGGATGCCCAGGCTGGGGCTGAGGACATTGGGGCATGCAAGACCATCCCCACGTCCCTCCTCCCCGCCAAAAAAAAACTTATTGTTAGTTTCTGGTAAGCGAGGCAGCCAGAGGACGCcagcccagggctggacccttTTGCCCCCTGCAGAGGGAAGGTCACATACACAAGCAGCAGGGGCGCATCCCCACCCTGGCCCAGCAGCGACCCCCTCCAGGGAGCCCGGACTCCCACCCTACAAGCTTCTTTGGAGACACCCCAAAAACATAGCTAAAAGTGAGGGGTCTCtcctataaaaaaaataattgtaattagaaaagaaacaattaaatCTGTGCATTCTAtccgccccgcctcccccccaaaaaattgGATCCAAAACAGTGTCTCAGTTGGCACTGTCCGCCTGATCTTCCGGAATCTTCCGGGATGCTGCGGGGCTGCCATTCAAGTGCATATGCCCCCTGTCTGCAGACTAATGGAGGGCCTGCGGCCTGGGTGAGGTAGTGCGGGTAttttgcagcctgctggggcctgGAGAAATGTTTCCGAGTTATTAGCCCAGGAAGATGCACTGTGGACCCACTCCTTCATTGCTGCCCGCCTGGGGCCTTGTGGGCCACGCGAATGCCGCGGGGACCCCATGGGGATTTTAAGTCGAGGAGCCGGCTGGCCTGATTTGTGCCGAGGGTCTTCCTGTCGCTGGAGAATcggattgccagataaaatacaggacacccagttaaactGGCACATCACGTAAACggggaatgattttttaaaagcataagtatgtcccaaagaTGGGGTGGGATATACTTATGCTAACAAAGTTACTGGATGAaattcctggatttttatttgcaGGGAGGACAGAATGCGGGGGACGGGGTCAGGGGTCGGGAGACCCGGGTGCAGATGACCACACTGATCCAGTGTCTGAGGATGATGGATGGGACCAGGGTAGAGgcggaggagaggagagaaatggaGGATTTGGGGTCGATTTTGGAGAAGGAGCCCCTGTGGCTTGTTGATGGAGTGGACGTGGGCGACACATAGGCCCCTCACTAGCAGGATTTTGGCTTTTGCCCTGAGGGAGGCGGGGGAGCCCCGGAGGGCTGTGCGTGCAGGTGGGACCTGCCTGACCTGGGTAAGAGGCTACAGACCCAGCCAGGGACTCAGCCACCACCTGCCCCCCAGGAACTGCCCCAGCCCGGGTCTCTCCCTCGTCGGCACTGCTGACATGGGGGCCAGGTCATTCTCTGTGGGGGGCCGTCCTGGGCACTGTGGgggctgagcagcatccctggccccacccactCGATGCCAGGAGCTCCCCCAGTGTGACAACCACAGATATCCCAGACATGGCCCGATGCCCCCCAGAGGACAGAATGACCCCCGACTGAGGACCCCTGGTCTGGACCCTATAAGGTCTCGGCGAGGAGATGGCTCTGGAGCGAGCCAGGGTGGGTCCTGGAAGGGCCTTGTGAGTTCTGTCTTCTGGCCTCCGATGAACTTCCTTGGGATGGGAGAAGCGGATGGCCGGAGTTCGGGAAGGTCCAGACTCATCTGAAGGCCATCTGTACCCGACAAAGAAAGGGCAGCCACTAGAGTCTGATAAAGCCTTTAATATTTAGAAGGTGGGGCATTTAACTCGGGTGCTCCTGGCTCGCGGGGACCAGGCCCCCCTCCGGCAACCGGCAGCTGTCCGAGTCCGCGGGGGCGCTGGCGATGGTGATGGGCACCTTGACCTTCACGCTGCTCAGCGACCAGGGCAGGTGCACGGTGCCTACCAGCTCATAGTGGGCGCTCATGATCTCGCCGTCCCCGGGGCCGCCGCTCACAGATAACACCGGCGGGAGGCCGAAGGCGCTGACGATCGTGGTGGTGTCGAAGGGGGTGATCGGGGTGTTGGCCTCCTGCCGGAGCAGCTCGCTGCTCTCCACCCGCCAGCGCCGCTCGGCCTTGGGCGTGAAGCCCTCGTACCGCACGTGGGCGTAGAGGGCCACGATGACCGTCTTGATGCACTTGCTGGTCTGGTTGTGGACCTCCGTGGTGAAGGCGACCCTCTCCCCCGGCGCGAAGGTGTTCTTTTCCATCTGGATTTGGAGGGAGATGGTCCCCTGGCTGCAACAGTTGTAGGAGACCTTCTTCTCAGCCTCCACGATCAGAGGATTCTAGAAGAAATAGGGGGGACGGACAACTGTGAGCGATCGAGGCCACAAGATGCACTCGCCTGCCTAACCTTCCACCACTGTAACAGCCTTGAGCCTTATGGGATGCTCCTAGTAAGAGGCACTATCATGCAATCTGGAGGCTTGGGGTTTGCAGCCAGAAGCCTGAAGTCATCCATCTCCCGGCTGCCTTTAACCAAAGCCCTGTGCCATTGTGCGTCTCAATTCCTTATCTGGAAAATAGGCCTAAGAAGTCCACAAGACCCTGGCTGCCTCCCCACCTCCGTGACTCAATTGCTGTGCGACCGTGAACAAGTggcttgacttctctgagccttggcttTCTGGAAGACAGGGAACGTCTTCACAGTCTAAGCGCAAGACCTAGGGCTTCCCCTGGTGGTTCAGACTTCAGGAGAAAATATCACGGGCTCTGAATGAGGAAAAGAAGACTGCAGAGTTGAAATTATGTAACGTGTTTAAGTGAATGCCCCAAAATGCAGCCTTTGTATCAGCTAGCCAGCTTGCTGGATTGCAAATAAAGCCACATACACATTACGTCTAAGGTGTGCCTTGGGTAACATTTTACTTTTTAGGATTTGTgggtaatattttaaaagatttgatGTGATGTGGGGTGGGCTGAGAGTGATTTTGCTGCGCCCTGCTTTTGCAGCCTTCTAGTATCTTCTTCCGGAGGAACTTGATACTTTgacaagagtgtgtgtgtgtgttcccttTAAGCATAccagaaaaacaagagagagagacagtataGTGTAACAAATGTTTCCAAACTTCCCTCCTACTCCCCATTAGTGAAATAGGTTGATAACTTGAAATTGGCCAGGAGGGGAGGGTTGACACCAGGGAAATTGGCAAATTGCACTAGAGCTGGTTGTTAGCATTTCCTAGCACAGCACTGCCCTGTCCTGCTGCCTGCTTTGTCTTGCATTTAGGATGTCTCCCGATTTGCCTCAGATCTCTGCTCATCTAACAAATAACAGCAGTGTTGCAGAACCATGTGAATGTTCTGaacgccactgaactgtacacttaaaaatggttaagatgggaaATTTCGTTATGcatgttttaccacaatttaaaacaaaa from Diceros bicornis minor isolate mBicDic1 unplaced genomic scaffold, mDicBic1.mat.cur scaffold_301_multi, whole genome shotgun sequence encodes:
- the ARRDC5 gene encoding arrestin domain-containing protein 5, whose translation is MSVVKSIELVLPQDAVYLAGSSIKGQMVLTLNSTLVDPIVKVELVGRGYVAWKEEIGATRDYSRDVICNNKADYVHKTKTFPVEDNWLGAGSHTFDFHFNLPPRLPSTFTSKLGHVFYYVQASCVGREHILAKKRMYLLVQGTSDFHRESPSSQNPLIVEAEKKVSYNCCSQGTISLQIQMEKNTFAPGERVAFTTEVHNQTSKCIKTVIVALYAHVRYEGFTPKAERRWRVESSELLRQEANTPITPFDTTTIVSAFGLPPVLSVSGGPGDGEIMSAHYELVGTVHLPWSLSSVKVKVPITIASAPADSDSCRLPEGGLVPASQEHPS